One region of Fusobacterium periodonticum 1_1_41FAA genomic DNA includes:
- a CDS encoding NAD-dependent epimerase/dehydratase family protein: protein MKILLTGATGFLGKYVIDELKNNSYQVVAFGRNEKIGKTLIDENVEFFKGDIDNLDDLYKASQDCSAVIHAAALSTVWGLWEDFYNVNVIGTKNIVQVCEEKKLKLVFVSSPSIYAGAKDQLDVKEDEAPKENDLNYYIKSKIMAENIIKASNLDYMIIRPRGLFGIGDTSIIPRLLELNKKMGIPLFVDGKQKIDITCVENVAYSLRLALENKEHSREIYNITNGEPIEFKEILTLFFNEMGTEGKYLKWNYNLVLPLVSFLEKVYKLFRIKKEPPITKYTLYLMKYSQTLNIDKARKELGYSPKMSILEGVKNYVEHSKKNDRKS, encoded by the coding sequence GTGAAAATTTTACTTACAGGAGCTACAGGATTTTTAGGAAAATATGTAATAGATGAATTAAAAAATAACTCTTACCAAGTTGTTGCCTTTGGTAGAAATGAAAAGATAGGAAAGACATTAATTGATGAAAATGTTGAATTTTTTAAGGGTGATATAGATAATTTAGATGACTTATATAAGGCTTCTCAAGATTGTTCAGCAGTTATCCATGCCGCAGCTCTTTCTACTGTTTGGGGACTATGGGAAGACTTCTATAATGTAAATGTTATTGGAACAAAAAATATCGTTCAAGTCTGTGAAGAAAAAAAATTAAAATTAGTTTTTGTTTCATCTCCAAGTATATATGCAGGAGCAAAGGATCAATTAGATGTCAAAGAAGATGAAGCACCTAAAGAAAATGATTTAAACTACTATATAAAAAGTAAGATTATGGCCGAGAATATAATTAAAGCTTCTAATCTTGACTATATGATAATTCGCCCTAGAGGACTATTTGGTATAGGTGACACTAGTATAATTCCAAGACTTTTAGAATTAAATAAAAAAATGGGTATTCCTCTTTTTGTTGATGGGAAACAAAAGATAGATATAACTTGTGTTGAGAATGTTGCCTATTCTTTAAGATTGGCACTAGAAAACAAAGAACATTCAAGAGAAATTTACAATATAACTAATGGTGAGCCTATAGAATTTAAAGAAATTTTAACTTTGTTCTTCAATGAAATGGGAACTGAAGGAAAGTATTTAAAATGGAACTATAATTTAGTCTTACCTTTAGTTTCATTTTTAGAGAAGGTCTATAAATTATTTAGAATAAAAAAAGAGCCTCCTATAACTAAATACACTCTATATTTAATGAAATATAGCCAAACTTTAAATATTGATAAGGCTAGAAAAGAATTAGGCTATTCTCCAAAGATGTCTATATTAGAAGGAGTTAAAAACTATGTCGAACACAGCAAAAAAAATGATAGAAAGAGTTGA
- a CDS encoding MBL fold metallo-hydrolase → MSNTAKKMIERVDYFTCGYCTNDLKRVFKGFDKTIVNFNAGVFLIKHKEKGYILYDTGYSMDILKNNLKYFLYRFANPITLKKEDMIDYQLKEKGISPDEIKYIIISHLHPDHIGGLKFFPNSYLILTKTCYNDYKLKRDSLLIFDELLPEDFEKRLIIIDDYKENTQFPYRESCDLFSDLSMFLVEVSGHTKGQACLFLPEDNLFLAADVCWGTDFLPFTEKMKWLPRKIQNNFEEYKKGTSLLEKLIEDKISVIVSHDKKEKIIDILKTIE, encoded by the coding sequence ATGTCGAACACAGCAAAAAAAATGATAGAAAGAGTTGATTATTTTACTTGTGGCTATTGTACCAATGATTTAAAAAGAGTTTTTAAAGGTTTTGATAAGACAATAGTCAATTTTAATGCAGGAGTTTTTTTGATAAAACATAAGGAAAAGGGCTATATACTCTATGATACTGGCTATTCTATGGATATTTTAAAAAATAATCTTAAATATTTTTTATACAGATTTGCTAATCCTATAACTTTAAAAAAGGAAGATATGATAGACTATCAACTTAAAGAAAAAGGTATAAGTCCAGATGAAATCAAATATATTATTATTTCTCATCTACATCCTGACCATATTGGAGGCTTAAAATTTTTTCCGAATTCTTACCTAATTTTAACCAAAACTTGCTATAATGATTACAAGTTAAAAAGGGATAGTCTATTAATTTTTGATGAATTGTTACCAGAAGATTTTGAAAAGAGATTAATAATAATAGATGACTATAAAGAAAATACTCAATTTCCTTACAGAGAAAGTTGTGATTTATTTTCTGATTTATCTATGTTTCTTGTGGAAGTAAGTGGACATACTAAGGGGCAAGCTTGTTTATTTCTACCTGAAGATAATTTATTTCTTGCTGCTGATGTATGTTGGGGGACAGATTTTTTACCTTTTACAGAAAAAATGAAATGGCTTCCTAGAAAAATTCAAAATAACTTTGAAGAATATAAAAAAGGTACTAGCTTATTAGAAAAATTAATAGAGGATAAAATTTCAGTCATCGTTAGCCATGACAAAAAAGAAAAAATAATAGATATATTGAAAACTATTGAATAA
- a CDS encoding F390 synthetase-related protein, whose product MNKILKIVSTFIKVRYFSKWTSRDKLLKYQDEQVEKHFKFLKENSPYFKTHQITDDFTMNKAFMMENFDKLNTLGVKKDEAMEIALNSEKTRNFSQKYKDISVGLSSGTSGHRGMFITTPEEQGTWAGTILAKMLPKNDIFGHKIAFFLRADNDLYKTINSFLISLEYFDTFKDIDEHVERLNKYLPTMIVAPPSLLLVLAKKIEEGKLKVSPRRLISVAEILEKADEEYIKKQFNLKIIHQIYQATEGFLACTCEYGHLHLNEDLIKFEKQYIDEKRFYPIITDFRRTSQPFVKYYLNDILVENNEPCECASVLQRIEKIEGRSDDIFKFTNKFGKEIVVFPDFIRRTILFVENIREYQVFQIDNKLLEVAILNVTDRQKELVKNEFNKLFTSLNIENIEIKFINYEIDKTKKLKRIVRKVEK is encoded by the coding sequence ATGAATAAAATTTTGAAAATTGTATCAACTTTTATTAAAGTTAGATATTTTTCTAAGTGGACTTCAAGAGATAAACTTTTAAAATATCAAGATGAACAAGTTGAAAAACATTTTAAATTTTTAAAAGAAAATTCACCATATTTTAAAACTCATCAAATCACAGATGACTTCACTATGAATAAAGCATTTATGATGGAAAATTTTGATAAACTTAACACCTTGGGTGTAAAAAAAGATGAGGCTATGGAAATTGCTTTAAATAGTGAAAAAACTAGAAATTTCAGTCAAAAATACAAGGATATTTCAGTAGGTTTGTCATCAGGTACATCTGGTCATAGAGGAATGTTTATAACAACTCCTGAAGAACAAGGTACATGGGCAGGAACAATTCTTGCTAAAATGCTACCTAAAAATGATATCTTCGGACATAAAATAGCATTTTTCCTAAGAGCAGATAATGATTTATATAAAACTATAAATTCATTTTTAATAAGTTTAGAATACTTCGACACTTTTAAAGACATAGATGAGCATGTTGAAAGATTAAATAAATATCTACCAACTATGATAGTTGCTCCTCCCTCATTACTTTTAGTTCTTGCTAAAAAAATTGAAGAAGGAAAATTAAAAGTTTCTCCAAGAAGACTTATTTCAGTTGCCGAAATTTTAGAAAAGGCTGATGAAGAATATATAAAAAAACAATTTAATTTAAAAATAATACATCAAATTTATCAAGCTACTGAAGGTTTCTTAGCTTGTACTTGTGAGTATGGGCATTTACATCTCAATGAAGATTTAATAAAATTTGAAAAGCAGTATATAGATGAAAAAAGATTCTATCCAATAATTACTGATTTTAGAAGAACTAGCCAACCTTTTGTAAAATATTATCTAAATGATATCTTAGTTGAAAATAACGAGCCTTGTGAATGTGCTTCAGTTTTACAGAGAATAGAAAAGATTGAAGGGCGTTCAGATGATATTTTCAAATTCACTAATAAGTTTGGAAAGGAAATTGTAGTCTTTCCCGACTTTATTAGAAGAACTATACTTTTTGTTGAAAATATAAGAGAGTATCAAGTCTTTCAAATAGATAATAAACTATTAGAAGTTGCTATTTTAAATGTAACTGATAGACAAAAAGAATTAGTAAAAAATGAATTTAATAAATTATTCACTTCTTTAAATATTGAAAATATTGAAATCAAATTTATTAACTACGAAATAGATAAAACCAAAAAATTAAAAAGAATAGTGAGGAAGGTAGAAAAATGA
- a CDS encoding 3-oxoacyl-[acyl-carrier-protein] synthase III C-terminal domain-containing protein — protein MRRIKFKGYGVVLPKNTVSFKEHIRYRISEGETQLSLAVTACEKALKNSNISINDIDCIVSASAVGVQPIPCMAALIHEKIAKGTSIPALDINTTCTSFITALDTMSYLLEAGRYERVLIVSCDVASSALNPNQKESFQLFSDGAVAFVVEKSDEEIGIIDSILKTWSEGAHSTEIRGGLSNFHPKYYSESTKEEYMFDMNGKSILALCIKEIPKMFKEFLENNKMKVSDIDMVVPHQASVAMPVVMQKLGVPKGKFIDEVKYFGNMVSASVPMTLAHGLEQQKIKNGDIILLTGTAAGLTTNMMLIKI, from the coding sequence ATGAGAAGAATAAAATTTAAAGGATATGGAGTAGTATTACCTAAAAATACAGTTAGTTTTAAGGAACATATTCGTTACAGAATAAGTGAAGGAGAAACTCAACTTTCACTTGCTGTTACTGCCTGTGAAAAAGCCTTAAAGAATTCTAATATTTCTATAAATGATATTGATTGTATAGTTTCAGCTTCTGCTGTTGGTGTACAACCTATACCTTGTATGGCCGCCTTAATTCATGAAAAGATTGCAAAAGGAACTTCTATTCCTGCACTTGATATAAATACAACTTGCACAAGTTTTATAACAGCTTTAGATACTATGTCTTATCTTTTAGAAGCTGGAAGATATGAAAGAGTATTGATTGTTTCTTGTGATGTTGCTTCATCAGCATTGAATCCTAATCAAAAGGAAAGTTTTCAACTTTTCAGTGATGGAGCAGTAGCCTTTGTTGTAGAAAAATCTGATGAAGAAATAGGAATCATAGACTCTATATTAAAAACTTGGTCTGAAGGAGCACATTCAACTGAAATTCGTGGTGGTCTAAGTAATTTCCATCCTAAATATTATTCTGAAAGTACAAAAGAAGAATATATGTTTGATATGAATGGAAAAAGTATTCTAGCTCTTTGTATTAAAGAAATACCTAAGATGTTTAAAGAATTTTTAGAAAATAACAAGATGAAAGTATCTGATATTGATATGGTAGTTCCACACCAAGCCAGCGTTGCTATGCCAGTAGTTATGCAAAAATTAGGAGTGCCTAAAGGTAAATTTATAGATGAAGTTAAATACTTTGGTAATATGGTTTCTGCTTCTGTCCCTATGACTCTAGCCCATGGATTAGAACAACAAAAAATTAAAAATGGTGATATAATATTACTTACAGGTACTGCTGCTGGGCTTACTACAAATATGATGTTAATAAAAATCTAA
- the rph gene encoding ribonuclease PH, translating into MLREDGRKFNEERKIKITKDVNIYAEGSVLIEVGNTKVICTASVSEKVPPFLRGTGKGWVTAEYSMLPRATNERNQREASKGKLTGRTVEIQRLIGRALRSAIDLEKLGERLITIDCDVIQADGGTRTTSITGGYVALALAIKKLLKDEILEENPLIANVAAISVGKIDSELMVDLKYSEDSVAEVDMNVIMNKKGEFIEVQGTGEESTFTRAELNGLLDLAEASIKRIIDLQDKVIEQENLKIFLATGNKHKIDEISDIFSGIENIEILSINDGIEIPEVIEDGTTFEENSKKKAVEIAKFLNMITIADDSGLCVDALNGEPGVYSARYSGTGDDSKNNEKLIENLKGIENRKAKFVSVITLAKPNGETFSFEGEILGTIIDNPRGNTGFGYDPHFYVEEYQKTLAQLPELKNKISHRAKALEKLKKELKNILL; encoded by the coding sequence ATGTTAAGAGAAGATGGGAGAAAATTTAACGAAGAAAGAAAAATTAAAATTACTAAGGATGTAAATATCTATGCAGAAGGCTCTGTTTTAATAGAAGTAGGAAATACAAAAGTTATCTGCACTGCCTCTGTAAGTGAAAAAGTTCCTCCATTTTTAAGAGGAACAGGAAAAGGTTGGGTTACTGCCGAATACTCTATGTTACCTAGAGCTACAAATGAAAGAAACCAAAGAGAAGCTAGTAAAGGTAAATTAACAGGTAGAACTGTTGAAATCCAACGACTTATTGGTAGAGCCTTAAGATCAGCTATAGACTTAGAAAAGTTAGGTGAAAGACTTATAACTATCGACTGTGATGTTATCCAAGCTGATGGTGGAACAAGAACAACTTCAATAACTGGTGGTTATGTTGCACTTGCTCTTGCTATAAAAAAATTATTAAAGGATGAAATCTTAGAAGAAAATCCTTTAATTGCAAATGTTGCTGCCATAAGTGTAGGAAAAATAGATTCTGAATTGATGGTAGATTTAAAATATTCAGAAGATTCAGTGGCTGAAGTGGATATGAATGTCATTATGAATAAAAAAGGTGAATTCATTGAAGTTCAAGGAACAGGTGAAGAAAGCACATTTACAAGAGCTGAATTAAATGGACTTTTAGACCTTGCTGAGGCTTCTATAAAAAGAATTATAGACTTACAAGATAAGGTCATAGAACAAGAAAATTTAAAAATATTTCTAGCAACTGGTAATAAACATAAAATTGATGAAATATCTGATATTTTTTCAGGTATAGAAAATATTGAAATTCTTTCAATAAATGATGGAATAGAAATCCCAGAAGTTATTGAAGATGGAACAACTTTTGAGGAAAATTCAAAGAAAAAAGCAGTAGAGATTGCAAAATTCTTAAATATGATTACTATTGCTGATGATTCAGGTCTTTGTGTTGATGCACTTAATGGTGAACCAGGAGTATATTCGGCTAGATATAGTGGAACAGGTGATGATTCAAAAAATAATGAAAAACTTATTGAAAATCTAAAAGGTATAGAAAATAGAAAGGCTAAATTTGTTTCTGTTATAACTTTAGCAAAACCTAATGGAGAAACTTTCTCTTTTGAAGGAGAAATTCTTGGTACCATCATTGATAATCCAAGAGGAAATACTGGTTTTGGCTATGACCCTCATTTCTATGTAGAGGAATATCAAAAGACTTTAGCTCAACTACCTGAACTAAAAAATAAAATTAGTCACAGAGCTAAAGCTTTAGAGAAATTGAAGAAAGAACTTAAAAATATTCTTTTATAA
- the glmS gene encoding methylaspartate mutase subunit S, with protein MTKKKIVIGVIGSDCHTVGNKIIHNKLEESGFEVVNIGALSPQIDFINAALETNSDAIIVSSIYGYGELDCQGIREKCDEYGLKDILLYVGGNIASSNEDWEKTEKRFKEMGFNRIYKPGTPIEETISDLKKDFKL; from the coding sequence ATGACTAAGAAAAAAATAGTTATAGGTGTTATTGGTTCAGACTGTCATACGGTAGGAAATAAAATAATTCATAATAAATTAGAAGAAAGTGGCTTTGAGGTAGTAAATATTGGTGCTTTATCACCTCAAATAGACTTTATAAATGCAGCTCTCGAAACAAATTCTGATGCAATTATTGTTTCTTCAATCTATGGTTATGGTGAATTAGATTGTCAAGGTATAAGAGAAAAATGTGATGAATATGGTCTAAAAGATATACTTCTATATGTTGGTGGAAACATAGCTTCAAGCAATGAAGATTGGGAAAAAACTGAAAAAAGATTTAAAGAAATGGGCTTTAATAGAATATATAAGCCAGGAACTCCAATAGAAGAAACTATAAGTGATCTCAAAAAAGATTTTAAACTTTAA
- the glmL gene encoding methylaspartate mutase accessory protein GlmL has translation MSSRIYLSIDFGSTYTKLTAIDLDKEEIISTARAMTTVKTNVLTGFNIAFEKLTKDLKNKLKDYEIVKKVACSSAAGGLKIIAIGLVPELTTEAAKKAALSSGGRVVKTYAFRLSSEDIEEISSIDYDILLLTGGTNGGNREYILDNAKTLAENKIQKPIIIAGNEEVKEEVAKIFKSHNIEFYTSENVMPVVNKINVLPVKEVIREVFMRNIIKAKGMESIQKIVGNIIMPTPTAVMKAAEIFSKDNNDIIVIDIGGATTDIHSIGAGLPKANNIQLKGMEEPFSKRTVEGDLGMRYSALALYEATSLNKIREYLGSKDSKINIRENFEFRHENPDFVSETEDDIIFDEMMAMLCTEIAIDRHVGTLESIFSPMGTLFVQSGKDLTDVKYVIGTGGIINNSRNPKKILDLSLYNENNPLELKPKYPKFLVDKTYIMSAMGLLASDYPDIAYRIMKKYLVEI, from the coding sequence ATGAGTAGCCGTATTTATCTTAGCATAGATTTTGGTAGTACATATACAAAATTGACTGCAATAGATTTAGACAAGGAGGAAATTATCTCCACAGCAAGAGCAATGACAACAGTTAAAACTAATGTTTTAACTGGTTTTAATATAGCTTTTGAAAAATTAACAAAAGACTTAAAAAATAAATTGAAAGACTATGAAATAGTAAAAAAAGTGGCTTGTTCTTCAGCAGCTGGAGGTTTAAAAATTATAGCTATTGGTCTAGTTCCTGAATTGACTACTGAGGCTGCTAAAAAAGCAGCTTTAAGTTCAGGTGGGAGAGTTGTGAAAACTTATGCTTTTAGACTAAGTTCTGAGGATATAGAAGAAATATCTTCCATTGATTATGATATTCTACTCTTAACAGGTGGAACAAATGGTGGAAATAGAGAATATATCTTAGATAATGCCAAAACTTTAGCAGAAAATAAAATACAAAAACCTATTATAATTGCTGGTAATGAAGAAGTCAAAGAAGAAGTTGCTAAAATTTTTAAATCTCATAATATAGAATTCTATACTAGTGAGAATGTTATGCCTGTTGTAAATAAAATTAATGTGCTTCCTGTCAAAGAAGTTATAAGGGAAGTTTTTATGAGAAATATAATCAAGGCTAAGGGTATGGAAAGTATCCAAAAAATTGTTGGTAATATAATAATGCCTACTCCAACTGCTGTTATGAAGGCAGCTGAAATTTTTTCAAAAGATAATAATGACATTATTGTTATTGATATAGGTGGGGCAACTACAGACATACATTCTATTGGAGCAGGTCTACCAAAAGCTAATAATATTCAGTTAAAAGGCATGGAAGAACCTTTTTCAAAAAGAACTGTTGAAGGCGATTTAGGAATGAGATATTCAGCTCTTGCTCTTTATGAAGCCACTAGTCTAAACAAGATTAGAGAATACCTAGGTAGTAAAGATTCTAAAATTAATATAAGAGAAAATTTTGAGTTTAGACATGAAAATCCTGATTTTGTGTCTGAAACGGAAGATGATATAATTTTTGATGAAATGATGGCTATGTTATGCACTGAAATTGCTATAGATAGACATGTTGGTACTTTAGAATCTATTTTTTCACCTATGGGGACTCTTTTTGTTCAAAGTGGAAAAGATTTAACAGATGTAAAATATGTAATAGGAACAGGTGGTATAATAAATAATAGTAGAAATCCTAAAAAAATATTAGACTTAAGTTTATATAATGAGAATAATCCTTTAGAGTTAAAACCTAAATATCCTAAATTTTTAGTGGATAAAACTTATATTATGTCGGCTATGGGCTTACTTGCTAGTGATTATCCAGACATAGCATACAGAATAATGAAAAAATATCTTGTAGAAATATAA
- a CDS encoding methylaspartate mutase subunit E — protein sequence MSITFKKIDKEDFLEMRRNFLESYKNLDDFDLDTAIRFHKSLPDYKNFQKMLEKSIQDNRIVTEAYSKETLLEDLIKNLNSLHRVGQADFLSIIIDSHTRENHYENARTILEDSIKSNKLLLNGFPLVNYGTKLARKIINDVELPLQIKHGSADARLLAEFLLLGGFSAFDGGGISHNIPFNKSVPLKDSLENWKYVDRLVGLYEENGIKINREIFSPLTATLVPPAISNSIQILETLLAIEQGVKNISIGIAQYGNITQDIASLLAVQEQIQFYLDKFSFKDIHISTIFNQWIGGFPEDELKAYSLISYSATIALFTKANRIFIKNIDEYSKNSLGNTMINSLVLTKTILDIGNSQNFNNYEEIIFEKEQIKKETSQIIEKVFSICDGDLRKAIVEAFANGIIDIPFAPSKYNIGKMMPARDKEGMIRYLDIGNLPFETSTQEFHHNKIKERAINENREIDFQMTIDDIFAMSQGKLINKKSRE from the coding sequence ATGTCTATAACATTTAAAAAAATTGATAAAGAAGATTTTCTAGAGATGAGAAGAAATTTTTTAGAGAGCTATAAAAATTTAGATGACTTTGATTTAGACACAGCTATTAGATTTCATAAGTCATTACCAGACTATAAAAATTTTCAAAAGATGCTAGAAAAATCTATACAAGATAATAGAATTGTAACAGAGGCATACAGTAAAGAAACTCTATTAGAAGATTTAATAAAAAACTTAAACTCTCTTCATAGAGTGGGTCAAGCCGATTTTCTTTCAATTATAATAGATTCTCACACTAGAGAAAATCATTATGAAAATGCTAGAACAATATTAGAAGATTCTATAAAATCTAATAAATTGCTATTAAATGGCTTTCCTTTAGTAAATTACGGAACAAAACTTGCTAGAAAAATTATAAATGATGTAGAGCTTCCATTACAAATAAAACATGGCTCAGCTGATGCAAGATTATTAGCTGAATTTTTACTCTTGGGTGGTTTTTCAGCTTTTGATGGTGGTGGTATTAGTCATAATATACCTTTTAATAAGTCTGTACCATTAAAAGATAGCTTAGAAAATTGGAAATATGTTGATAGACTCGTTGGACTTTATGAAGAAAATGGTATAAAAATAAATAGGGAAATTTTTTCTCCACTTACAGCTACTCTTGTTCCACCAGCAATTTCTAATTCTATTCAAATTTTAGAAACTTTACTTGCTATTGAACAGGGAGTAAAAAATATAAGTATAGGTATTGCTCAATATGGAAATATAACTCAAGATATTGCTTCTTTATTAGCAGTCCAAGAGCAAATTCAATTCTATTTAGATAAGTTTTCTTTTAAAGATATTCATATTTCAACTATCTTTAATCAATGGATAGGGGGCTTCCCTGAAGATGAATTAAAAGCTTATTCTTTAATTTCATATTCAGCAACTATCGCTCTTTTTACTAAAGCCAATAGAATTTTTATTAAAAATATAGATGAGTATTCTAAAAATTCTCTAGGTAACACCATGATTAATTCTCTAGTTTTAACTAAAACTATTTTAGATATTGGTAATAGTCAAAATTTTAATAACTATGAAGAAATCATTTTTGAAAAGGAACAGATAAAAAAAGAAACAAGCCAAATAATAGAAAAAGTTTTTTCAATATGTGATGGAGATTTAAGAAAAGCAATTGTTGAAGCTTTTGCTAATGGAATAATTGACATCCCCTTTGCTCCTTCAAAATATAATATAGGAAAAATGATGCCAGCAAGAGATAAAGAAGGTATGATAAGATATTTAGATATCGGAAATCTTCCTTTTGAAACTTCAACACAGGAATTTCATCATAATAAAATTAAGGAAAGAGCTATAAATGAAAATAGAGAAATAGACTTTCAAATGACTATAGATGATATTTTTGCTATGAGCCAAGGTAAATTAATAAATAAGAAAAGTCGTGAGTAA
- a CDS encoding 3-oxoacid CoA-transferase subunit B: MEMDKNLVREVIAKRVAQEFHDGYVVNLGIGLPTLVANYVGDMDVIFQSENGCIGVGPAPEKGKEDPYLVNAGGGFITAAKGAMFFDSAYSFGVIRGGHVDATVLGALEVDEKGNLANWMIPGKKVPGMGGAMDLVVGAKHVIVAMEHTSNGAVKILKECKLPLTAVGVVNLIITEKAVFEVTDKGLVLKEITPYSSLEDIRATTEADFIVPDELLNK; the protein is encoded by the coding sequence ATGGAAATGGATAAAAATTTAGTAAGAGAAGTTATAGCAAAAAGAGTTGCTCAAGAATTTCATGATGGATATGTTGTAAACTTAGGTATAGGTCTTCCTACATTAGTTGCTAACTATGTTGGAGATATGGATGTTATTTTTCAAAGTGAAAATGGATGTATAGGTGTAGGGCCAGCACCAGAAAAAGGAAAAGAAGATCCTTATTTAGTAAATGCAGGAGGAGGATTTATAACTGCTGCTAAAGGAGCTATGTTCTTTGATTCAGCTTACTCTTTTGGAGTAATCAGAGGTGGACACGTTGATGCAACTGTATTAGGAGCTTTAGAAGTAGATGAAAAAGGAAATCTTGCTAACTGGATGATTCCTGGAAAGAAAGTTCCTGGAATGGGTGGAGCTATGGATTTAGTTGTTGGAGCTAAACATGTTATAGTTGCAATGGAACATACATCTAATGGGGCAGTAAAAATATTAAAAGAATGTAAATTACCTCTAACAGCTGTTGGAGTTGTAAATTTAATAATAACAGAAAAAGCTGTTTTTGAAGTTACAGATAAAGGATTAGTTTTAAAAGAAATCACTCCTTATTCTTCTTTAGAAGATATAAGAGCAACAACAGAAGCAGACTTCATAGTTCCTGATGAATTATTAAATAAATAA
- a CDS encoding CoA transferase subunit A: MRKKIVSMEEAISHIKDGMTIHIGGFLACGTPENIVTALIEKGVKDLTIVGNDTGFVDRGIGRLIVNNQVKKVIASHIGTNPETGRRMQAGEMEVELVPQGTLAERVRAAGYGLGGILTPTGLGTIVQEGKQVINVDGKDYLLEKPIKADVALIFGSKVDELGNVICEKTTKNFNPLMATAADLVIVEALEIVPAGSLSPEHLDISRIFVDYIVESK; the protein is encoded by the coding sequence ATGAGAAAAAAAATAGTTTCAATGGAAGAAGCAATATCTCACATTAAAGATGGTATGACTATTCATATTGGAGGTTTCCTAGCTTGTGGAACACCAGAAAATATAGTTACAGCTCTTATAGAAAAAGGTGTAAAAGATTTAACAATAGTTGGAAATGATACAGGTTTTGTAGATAGAGGTATTGGAAGATTAATAGTTAATAATCAAGTTAAAAAAGTAATAGCAAGTCATATAGGAACAAACCCAGAAACAGGAAGAAGAATGCAAGCTGGAGAAATGGAAGTTGAATTAGTTCCACAAGGAACTTTAGCTGAAAGAGTAAGAGCAGCAGGTTATGGACTAGGAGGAATCTTAACTCCAACAGGACTTGGAACTATAGTTCAAGAAGGAAAACAAGTAATAAATGTTGATGGAAAAGATTATCTATTAGAAAAACCTATAAAAGCAGATGTAGCATTAATATTTGGATCAAAAGTTGATGAACTAGGAAATGTTATCTGTGAAAAAACTACAAAAAACTTTAATCCATTGATGGCAACAGCAGCCGATCTTGTTATAGTTGAAGCTTTGGAAATTGTTCCAGCAGGTTCATTAAGTCCAGAACATTTAGATATATCAAGAATATTTGTAGACTACATAGTTGAAAGTAAATAA